A stretch of the Flavobacterium sp. 5 genome encodes the following:
- a CDS encoding RICIN domain-containing protein — protein sequence MIQIKINSYNLIDKLRLRFAVFLMFIGIVIPAQAQLSGNPLFTGADPEIHYFNNKYYIYTTATYGTQFHAYSSNDLTNWYDEGLIFDLYPDSPWAQNNGWAPAVVFRNNKYYFYYTAETKIGVAVGNTPIGPFTDIGVPLIGTDPYTDDIIDADVFVDDDGQAYIYYGGSGKSRMVVRKLNADMVSLSTGPTDITPQNYTEGPYMVKRKGIYYMMYSNGSWFNDTYNVQYSTSNSPMGPWTYRGKVLSSNSEDKGPGHHGVLKIGNCDEYYMIYHRYENGTSGDRKIAIDRMYFNSSDLIDPVNMTNYGVAPRVLDQSCPAQNIVSGGIYKLTHKGTSQCLDVFQNNSQSGTNVQQSTDNGNDAQRWIITKEADGFYKLTHKGTTQVLDVDNNGSQAGANVQQWTDLGTDAQRWKIEMMSDGYCKLTHKGTTQCLDVDNNSNQSGANVHQWGDNLTTNNDAQRWKLDLIEVPIVSGGIYRLTHKETNQSLDVSDASILQGANVQQYTTSENDAQRWVITKEADGFYKLTHRGTNQVLDVANNSTQAGANVQQWADLGTDAQRWKLELMSDGYFKVTHKNTNLCLDVANNLAEPRTNVQQWTDLGNDAQRWKLDLIKLTTGTSKLSKSTLKTDEVMPMAINVYPNPVENTLFFTSEMTGIQVRVFSLTGSSVLEQKMKGNSLDVSDLKSGVYFVVFDKDETKNTKRFIKK from the coding sequence ACAGGAGCTGATCCCGAGATTCATTATTTTAACAATAAATATTATATTTATACTACAGCTACTTATGGCACACAGTTTCATGCCTATTCTTCAAATGATTTAACCAATTGGTACGACGAAGGTCTTATTTTTGATCTTTATCCAGATAGTCCTTGGGCACAAAATAACGGCTGGGCACCAGCAGTAGTTTTCCGTAACAATAAATATTATTTTTATTATACAGCAGAGACCAAAATAGGTGTGGCTGTAGGTAATACACCCATTGGACCTTTTACAGATATAGGAGTTCCACTTATTGGAACAGATCCTTATACGGATGATATTATTGATGCGGATGTTTTTGTTGATGATGATGGACAGGCCTATATTTATTATGGAGGATCTGGGAAAAGCAGAATGGTGGTGCGCAAATTAAATGCTGATATGGTTAGTTTATCAACTGGACCTACAGATATAACACCTCAAAACTATACCGAAGGACCGTATATGGTAAAGCGTAAAGGTATTTATTATATGATGTATTCTAATGGATCTTGGTTTAATGATACTTACAATGTACAATATTCTACTTCTAATTCACCTATGGGACCTTGGACATATAGAGGTAAGGTTTTAAGTTCGAACTCAGAAGACAAAGGGCCAGGGCACCATGGAGTATTAAAAATAGGAAACTGTGATGAGTATTACATGATTTACCATCGCTATGAAAATGGCACATCAGGGGACAGAAAAATTGCTATTGATAGAATGTATTTCAATTCCTCCGATTTGATTGATCCAGTTAATATGACTAATTATGGTGTTGCACCTAGGGTACTTGATCAATCCTGTCCTGCACAAAATATTGTTTCGGGAGGTATTTATAAATTAACGCACAAAGGAACTTCTCAGTGTTTGGATGTTTTTCAAAATAACAGTCAATCGGGAACAAATGTGCAACAAAGTACAGACAATGGTAATGATGCACAACGCTGGATTATTACAAAGGAAGCAGATGGTTTTTATAAATTAACTCATAAAGGAACCACTCAAGTTTTGGATGTTGATAACAATGGTAGTCAGGCTGGCGCCAATGTGCAACAATGGACAGACCTTGGTACCGATGCACAGCGTTGGAAAATCGAAATGATGTCAGATGGTTATTGTAAATTGACTCACAAAGGAACTACTCAATGTTTGGATGTTGATAACAATAGTAATCAGTCAGGAGCCAATGTGCACCAATGGGGAGATAATCTTACTACCAATAATGATGCACAACGATGGAAACTTGATCTTATTGAAGTTCCAATTGTTTCAGGAGGGATTTATAGACTGACTCATAAAGAAACTAATCAAAGCTTAGATGTAAGTGATGCTAGTATTCTTCAAGGTGCAAATGTGCAACAATATACCACTAGTGAGAATGATGCACAACGCTGGGTTATTACAAAGGAAGCAGATGGCTTTTATAAATTAACTCATAGAGGAACAAACCAGGTTTTGGATGTTGCTAACAATAGTACTCAAGCTGGCGCCAATGTACAACAATGGGCAGATCTTGGTACCGATGCACAGCGTTGGAAACTTGAACTTATGAGTGATGGCTATTTTAAAGTTACCCATAAAAACACCAATTTATGTCTGGATGTAGCAAATAATCTGGCAGAACCCAGAACCAATGTGCAGCAATGGACCGATCTTGGTAACGATGCACAACGTTGGAAGTTGGATTTAATAAAACTCACTACAGGGACATCCAAATTATCCAAATCTACATTAAAAACTGATGAGGTTATGCCAATGGCTATAAATGTATATCCAAACCCAGTAGAGAATACACTTTTCTTTACTTCCGAAATGACAGGAATTCAAGTTCGTGTTTTTTCTCTAACAGGAAGCTCAGTTTTGGAACAAAAAATGAAGGGTAATAGTTTGGATGTTTCAGATTTAAAATCAGGAGTTTATTTTGTTGTTTTTGATAAAGATGAAACAAAAAATACAAAACGATTTATTAAAAAATAA